A stretch of DNA from Artemia franciscana chromosome 6, ASM3288406v1, whole genome shotgun sequence:
ccgggatacaaatgacgaccgggacccgggacacagggaatataaatgacgaccgggacacagggacacaactacaacggggacaccgggggaaacagggggatgtaaatgacgaccgggacaccgggacagggaatggtcgattagcaatcaccatcaacaaagctcaagggcaatcatagaatcatgaggtatagatctgaatacagattgttttcccatggaccattatatgttgcatgttcaagagtcggtaaacctgacaatctatttatatgcaaagacaatgggacagcaaagaatgttgtatattcgcaagttttacgtagttaaaaccatatatatatatctatctatattcacaggtgggacatagggacacaactacaatggcgcgtaactattatggcgcgaaacgacttacgcgcgcgggggggcttgggggggggcgcgaagcgcccccaccaactaggtgttggggtggcgcgaagcgccaccccaacagctagtatctatatatataaaataagttgtctgtggatggatggatggatggatgtgtggatggatgtgtcaggtgacgtcacctgaaaaaactggataggtgacgtcaaaactgaaaaaactaaaaaaaggcaaaaactacaaaaaaaaactaaaaactaataaaaaaaataaaaaagctaaaaaactaaaaaaactataaaggttaaaaaccaataaaaaactaaaaaaaaaactgaaaaaactaaaaaaaggcaaaaactacaaaaaaaaaaaactaaaaactaataaaaaaagtaaaaaagctaaaaaactaaaaaaaactaaaaaaactaaaaaaaggtaaaaaactaaaaaaaataaaaaataaaaaaaaactaaaaaaaaaggaaaaaactgaaaaataagctaaaataaaggtaaaaaccaataaaaaaactaaaaaaaaaaaggaaaaaactaataaatgacgacactcaaagagaaagcgaccaggacaaaaaactaaaaaaaaaggcaaaaactacaaaaaaactaaaaactaataaaaaaaataaaaaaggtaaaaaactaaaaaaactaaaaaaaggtaaaaaactaaaaaaactaaaaactaaaaaaaaactaaaaaaggtaaaaactaaaagaactaaaaaagaaaaaaataaatgacgacactcaaagagaaagcgacaggacaaaaggaatgttcgattagcaatcaacaaagcaccgggacacagggagtataaatgacgaccaggacacaagtaaaaaaaaaaattaacaaaactaaaaagaaggtaaaaactacaaaaaaactaaaaagaaaaaaactaaaaactaataaaaaaactaaaaaatctaaaaatctaaataaactaaaaagaaaaaaaaaggaaaaaaataaaggagaaaaacaaaactaaaaaacgaatgtatatacagaccggtacaccgggatacaaatgacgaccgggacacagggaatataaataacgacccgggacacagggacacaactacaacggggacaccgggggaaacagggggatataaatgacgaccgggacaaaaaaactaaaaagaaataaaaactaaaaactaataaaaaaaactaaaaaatctaaaaatctaaataagctaaaaaagaaaaaaaaaggaaaaaaataaaggagaaaaacaaaactaaaaaacgaatgtatatacagaccgggacaccgggatacaaatgatgaccgggacccgggacacagggaatataaatgacgaccgggacacagggacacaactacaacggggacaccgggggaaacagggggataacctgacaatctatttatatgcatatgcattttttttattagtttttagtttttatttctttttagttatatatatatatatatatatatatatatatatatattctatctatataaaaataagttgtctggaAGGGCCTGTCTGTCggatgacgtcatgttttcgactgacgaaattacagaccgggacatcgggacataaataacgaccgggacaccggcacatagtgaatataaatgacgaccgggacactcaaagagaaagcgaccgggacacaaggaatgttcgattagcaatcaccatcaacaaagcaccgggacacaaatgacgaccgggacacagggagtataaatgatgaccaggatataagtaacaaaaacttaaaaaactgaaaaaaaggtaaaaactacaaaaaaaactaaaaagaaaaaaactaaaaactaataaaaaactaaaaaagctaaaaaactaaaaaaaactaaaaaaagaaaaaaaaagggaaaaaaatgaaaaataaaggagaaaaacaaaactaaaaaaaaaaataaaaataaaaaaaagaaaaagaaaaaaaggggaaaaatacaaaaatttatttcatcatataccacttcaaaaaaatatgtatatacagaccgggacacagggccacaactacaacggggacgccggggggcacagggggatatataaatgacgacggggacacagggaatgttcgattagcaatcatcataaacatagctcaagggcaatcattagaatcatgaggtataaactaaaaaaactaaaaaatggtaaaaaactaaaaactaaaaaaaagaccaattcaaaaacgaatgtatatacagactgggacaccgggacacaaatgacgattgggacacagggaatataaatgacgaccgggacacagggacacaactacaacggggacgcttggggacacagggagatatataaatgacgacggcgacacagggaatggtcgatatgcacagacaatgggacagcaaagaatgttgtatattcgcaagctttacgtatttaaaaactcacacacacatatatatatatatatatatatatatatatatatatatatatatatatatatatatatatatatatatatatactagctgttggggtggcgcttcgcgccaccccaacacctagttggtgggggcgcttcgcgccccccccaagccccccccgcgcgcgtaagtcgttacgcgccataatagttacgcgccattgtagttgtgtccctatgtcccacctgtgaatatagatatatatatatatatatggttttaactacgtaaaacttgcgaatatacaacattctttgctgtcccattgtctttgcatataaatagattgtcaggttatccccctgtttcccccggtgtccccgttgtagttgtgtccctgtgtcccggtcgtcatttatattccctgtgtcccgggtcccggtcatcatttgtatcccggtgtcccggtctgtatatacattcgttttttagttttgtttttctcctttatttttttccttttNNNNNNNNNNNNNNNNNNNNNNNNNNNNNNNNNNNNNNNNNNNNNNNNNNNNNNNNNNNNNNNNNNNNNNNNNNNNNNNNNNNNNNNNNNNNNNNNNNNNTTTCATTTCcgataaaatgagccctcttgggaCATTCTAAGACcccttggtcgatacgatgacccctggggaaaaaaacaaacaataaacacgcacccgtgatcggtcttctggcaaaaactacgaagttccaaatttttgtagataggagcttgaaactttataatagggttctctgatacgctgtgTGCGAtcatgtgattttcgttaagattttgtgACCTTTAGGGgttgtttacccctattttctaaagtagggaaaatttttcgaggctcgtaacttttgatgacaaagactaaatttgatgaaacttatatgtttaaaatcagcataaaaaatccgattctttttatgtaccttttagtatcaaaattctgtttttaaagttttgtttactattgagcctggtcacGCCTTACGAAGTGTTTGACAGACACAGGATTGAAAATTCAGCGTGCTAACCTCTTGTCTATTTGATTAGAACTTGGGTTTGCTGGCAAACCCTAAGAATAATTTAATTGATTGATTAAAAAAGTACATCATAGAATCGTTTCTAAAGAACTATCAACAATTATTTCAAATACTTACTTTTGATTCCAATGAggtaataaaacaaataattctaTAGTTTCAACCATCCTCAAAATGGCTTAAATCCCACCCGAAACCAAAATTTAGTGAGCTAAAGACTATTCCTCCAGTGCTCGGTGAGTAGACTCCAGTCTTCCCTCATGTCAACCGCTGCGTATATGTCTTCCCATTACGGAGCGGGCTCTTTGGTCATCCTCGGCGACGAGTGCCTTCCGGTTGTCAGTGGAGGGGTATTTTAGAAGTCGGTGATCTGGCATGCGCAAGATGTGTCCAAGGTATTGCCATCTACGTTGTCGTACAACGGTTGTGATTTCTGGCTGGCCTTTGTGGGTACGGATCTCGTCGTTGTTGACACGAAACATGAGTAAGAAAAGTCACCAAAATCGAATTGAATATAAAGTGATAACGTTGCTACTATTGCCTtgattgatgtttttttttggcgaaACAAGTCTTGGCCGACAAGTTCGGCAAAGGAAACTAATTGAAAAAGTATTAGAGTCCTGCATTTTatgataaatattaaaactcTGGCCTGGAGGCTGTCCGTTACAAACGtccgaaataaaaaataatagctttcaagattttttttcagattcatcTCTGTAAGCTACTTTTCATACTCAAATATTGTATTTCAGGCAATATCAATAATTCTGATTGCAATTCTGGGCTTCTTTGTTCACTTCATATTTTACTCTGTTACAGAAGCACACCAACCTATCGTTCTCGTCCCATTTTATCTACTGATCATTGCAACTGCAGCCTTTGCAGCAACtttaaacaggaaaaattttGCCAAGAACATTTGTGTAAGTATTCCATTTAGTCATTAGTTCCCTTTAATCTTTCCAGATGGATTGTATTTGCCTGATTCGACTGCTTTTGAATCGAATACGGCATCGAATTTTTGCATCGTCTTGAAATCCTTAAAATTATTTCTCGTTATGCGCATTTTTGCTATAAGAagattgtgattttttttacatttttatttttatggtcgATTCATGTTTATTAGAAAAggttatactaaaaaaaaaaaaaaaaaacatcaacatcaaACACAAGGCTCTGGTTCGGGAAAGCGGGAAGGAGATCAAATTACGTATATACCATGTATTAACTTAGTGTCTGGTAATAATTGTTTCCTTTGGAGAATATTACTGAGCTGGCTGTAAGAGAAGGACTTCGTGTTAATAGAGGTTGTGTTTGAccaaaagaagagaagtgaTGAAATATTCCGTTAATAATAgacataaaattttgaaattccaatAAACACACCAAgggaagaagaagaatatagacatttaatttaaagttgaattaattaattttaattgattagttatttttattattcatctatttaatttagttactcaattgaagttttttatttatgaatttattaactgattaattcttaattaattatttattttagtataaaattaattttgagtttgattttaaacatacaaACTATCTATCTGAGAATTCTACTTTTCTTTCTTGCCAAAATGAAAGGAGAAATGGTTACGAAGGAGGTTAAAagttaagccccccccccttcactaAAATTATCTAATTGTAAGCCTTTGATGCAGTCCCTTGATTAGGGAGATATTGTCTAATTATCAAGAATATACACAGAAGAGGTACCACTTTCAGgttcatttaattatttgtattgaTCAGGGCCACCAATAGAAAATTAGCAAAAGCCTAAAATTAATTTGTGAAAAATGccaaacttagaaaaaaaaagtttgagatGCTGAATAACAATAATGTATGTTCGTAATATACTTTTATTTAAGAGTAATTTTTGGCTAGACCTTGAGCTCAAGACTGAATTCTCGAGATCACGGGAAAATACCTATTTGTAGAAACTGTGCTCGCAGCGGATTAAAGGCTACGACGAACACATACACAAGATTTCAATTCGGATTACGTGGACATGACTTCAAAAGAAACACTCAAAGTTGGTAAAATACATTGAAACTGCAATTCGGGTTGCATTGAAACTGCAATTCGGGTTATACTAAAATTGCAATGCGGTTTTGATTGCGTAGGCACGACTTCAAAAGAAACACTCAAAGTTGGTAAAATGCATTGAAACTGCAATTCGGGTTCCATTGAAACTGCAATTTGGGTTATACTAAAATTGCAATGCGGTTTTGATTGCGTAGGCACGACTTCAAAAGAAACACTCAAAGTTGGTAAAATGCATTGAAACTGCAATTCGGATTGCATTGGAATTGCAATGCACATCGGGTTACGGGGGCACTTCTTCAAAAGAAACACTCAAAGTTAACAAAATGCATTGAGACTGCAATTCGGGTTGCATTAAAACTGCAATGCACATCGTGTTACGTGGCCACTACTTCAGAAGAAACACACAAAGTTGGTAAATTGCATTTAACTGCAATTCGGGTTGCATTGAAACTGCAATTCACATTGCGTTACGGGGGCACTTCTTCAGAAGAAACACTGAAAGTTGGTAAGATGCATTTAACTGCAATTCGGGTTGCATTGAAACTGCAATGCACATCGGGTTACAGGGGCACTTCTTCACAAGAAACACTCAAAGTTGACAAAATGCATTGAAACTGCAGTTCAGGTTGCATTGCAACTGCAATTCGGGTTGCATTAAAACTGCAATTCAGATTGGGTTACGGGGGCACTTCTTCAGAAGAAACACTGAAAGTTGGTAAAATGCATGTAACTGCAATTCAAGTTGCATTGAAACTGCAATTTACATTGGGTTACGGGGGCACTTCTTCAGAAGAAACACTGACAGTTGGTAAAATGCATTTAACTGCAATTCGGGTTGCACTGAAACTAAAATTCGGGTTGCATTGAGACTGCAATTCACATTGGGTTACAGGGGCACTTCTTCAAAAGAAACACTCAAAGTTGACAAAAAGCATTGAGACTGCAATTCACATTGGGTTACAGGGGCACTTCTTCCAAAGAAACACTCAAAGTTGACAAAAAGCATTGAAACTGCAATTCGGGTTGCATTGAAACTGCAATGCACATCGGTTTACAGGAGCACTTCTTCAAAAGAAACACTTAAAGTTGGTAAAATGCATTTAACTGCAGTTCGGGTTGCATTGAAACTGCAATTCGGGTTGCATTGAAACTGCAATTCACATTCGGTTACGGGGGCACTTCTTCAGAAGAAACAATGAAAGTTGGTAAAATGCATTTAACTGCAATTCGGGTTACATTGAAACTCCATTCGGGTTGCATTGAAACTCAATTTGGGTTGCATTGAAACTGCAATTCACATTGGGTTACCGGGGCACTTCTTCAAAAGAAACACTCAAAGTTGACAAAATGTATTGAAACTGCAATTCGGGTTGCGTTGAAACTGCAATGCACATCGTTTTACGGGGGCACTACTTCAGAAGAAACACTGAAAGTTGGTAAAATGCATTTAACTGCAATTCGGGTTGCATTAAAACTGCAATTCACATTGGGTTACAGGGTCACTTCTTCAAAAGAAACACTCGAAGTTGACAAAATGCATTGAAACTGCAATTCAGGTTGCATTGAAACTGCAATGTACATCGAGTTACAGGGGCACTTCTTCATAAGAAAGACTCAAAGTTTACAAAATGCATTAAAACTACAATTCGGGTTGCATTGAAACTGTAATGCACATTGTGTTACGGGGGCACTACTTCAGAAGAAACACTCAAAGCTGGTAAAATGCATTTAACTGCAAATCGGGTTACATTGAAACTACAATGTAATTCGGTTTGCGTGAGCACGACTTCAAACGAAACACTGACAGTTGGCAAAATGCTTTGAAACACATAGCAGGGCCAAATATGctgtgtcttgtttttttaagatcCATGTCATTATGGTCGCAAACCTAACAGGGCCTTTTAATTTCTAGGAGGTCCTTCATCAATTCTCCATCGCTCTTCTATACACTGCTTGTGGACTTGCCTTATTAGTTTTCCTTACGATAGAATTGACCAAATCTGACGAAGAATATTGGTTGTATAATATGCTGATAACAGCAGCTGTAAGTAAAATGATTTCGTTATCTTTTGTTAGTCTCAAAACCTATTTATCACGAATCGTCGTTaattatttgctatttttcatttgttagtAGGTGCTagctgatatttatttattagttaataaaGCATTTTATACCCTCAAAAAGAGGACGTttctaacttttatttttcctgcCTCTTTTAAAAATAGAACTATTTCGAAAATTAATATGGAAGTACATATTTCGTAAGTATTTATGAACGAGTTTATGTCACCTATACAAGGCCGCATccatgatttttgttcgggggatGGTGGGTATTCTTTTTGACGGGCTTGGTtaggttttagaaaaaataaaactttggaaagtacaaaacaagtttgttcCTGATAAGTGCAGCCCCTAGCCGCCCTTATTCCATCCTGGATACGGCTGTGGTGAGTCTATTTTGCTATATATTTCTAGATTTATACAAAATTTGTCTTTCTAATACATATTTGTGTGGTGAACCTAGtactaaaaattctttggaaataaacagaaatcgAAATTGAAGTCTTaacagaattttttaaattatgaagaTGAAAACGAAAATGTACTTGAACTAGATGTCTGCAATTAGTAATAATGACGAAGTGTAATACAACCCTTCCAAgttcttttaataaaaacaaaaaacaattagtgtttgcaaaattaaattatttatagtaattaaACGTGTTGGACATACAGCAACTGTTATACCTAAAGGTCATATTTGACAGCTTCATATCTTTGAGTTAAGCGCCAAAAGGTGTTTCTAACTAGTCCTTAAAGAGGGATTAGCTTGGAAAAGTCAGAGGGATCAAGCTGTGTTTGAACACAAATTGTCCTGATGATCCTTCTACTGAGGATAGctatcaaatgattttgacatttattttagaagTATGAACTTGCAGGGCCTTTAGAATTAATAGTGATGGTACGGTAAAAGTTGTATTAAGTTAGtataatattgttttgttaAATTGATTGAAATCACATCCCATTAAGAATGGCTCTGGAAATCCCAAAGAAGATTCGAAATTCAAAAACTCGAAAGCCCAAAGAATTTTGTCGAAAATTCGTCTGCTACATgaatacaagaaaaatttgatttgtaaaaaaaaaaatcaggcaagGAGAAAAGTAATAAGAGTATAATTATACATTAAGCAGAACAAACATTTTACTAACTTTAGTGCATTAGGCCTTACGCCGGTCAAATAAAGGTATAGAATTATTTGACTTGGAATTAAAATGGTAGTctatgaaatttatattattttaaatctgaattaaaatcaaaaatttatttcttaattaaCAGACGTGATTACGGTGAACGGATTTTCCCTCAcccagtaatattttttttgaactcAAACTTTACTCTACTTTACTCAGAAAAACTTAAGTTTTTAAATAGATTTCTAATAAAAACTGAAGATTAGACAGACGACTTCACAGACCAAACCTTGAAAATTATAAGGAATTAAGTGGATGAGTAACGgagattttaacttttttcctgAAACAGACAATTTAGCATCATTTGCCATGCAGCCTAGTAACTTTGAGATGTGGCTGCTCAAGACTAGTTTCCGATTTTGAAGGCAAAAATAATACCAGAACAGAGTCAAATTCGAATACAAGTTGAACTCTTTTTCTGCTGTAAGATAGTAAGTTTCTTCTGGAGAATGAGCCTCCCCCCACAAGTATTGggatttaacttttttttcaatagttgtGTATTTTCCATATTAATGCACACCCTTGTTGATTGTTTTTATACGTCTATTTTCTCTACCTGGACTGTATTTACATATCAAACACGGTAAAGCACATAAATAAGTGAGATgaacacaaataaataataattttaactgTGTTTCGGAAATTCGTATTCTTTAAAGCATGAGCACTTCGTTTATCGTATATGTGAATGATATCTTCAATCTAAGAATGACTTCTGggtatatttcaaaatcttttcctttttctgatGATAACATAGTCTCGATCTCGAATACAAACCAAAATCGTGCGGAATTGCTGTTTTTAATTGCCCAGATGAATAATCATCACAGGTTTCATCCCTTTGTACCTTTGTAGTTAAGACCGTTGATGATATATCATACCTAGACCTATCTATCAGAATCTCTGCTCACTAGAGTCCTAGTCTTCTGTCTGCTCACATTTCTTACCAATTGCCTGCCTCTATGCTTCAATTGCTTCCAAGAAACATTGTTTCAGCTGTCTTTACATTGTTTCAGCtgtctttaaagttttttactgttttaaaaagaagagctgagagagagagtcaaactttagcgtaaagagcgggacgttgatgaggaagcaacccctttcatatacaaagtaatttctgtttgttttaagttttaatgttgctccttaatttcagttaaaaacactttatttttttatttaatttcttagcaATTACTTATCTCCTATGCTTCAATTGCTTCGAAGAAACATTGTTTCAGCTGTCTTTACCTCACCAGCCTTTGCGACGCTGACGtgttacaatatattttttatgttatgcATTTTTGGAAGATTAAGCGTCAGATGAATGCCACCAACTACACCTTGGATATCCGACCCAAAGCATCGAATCAAAAATACCTGCACAACGCAGAACATTTGATGATGTGCGAAACGTATACCGTCGGTTAGcataattttgttctttaaacTTAATCAATATTCATTACTATAATTAAAAGATGAATTTAATATGtgttaaataattatttaaagaatataataaaatctCAATATTAGCCTTCatcacattttaaatttaagttcaataaaattaaaatctaatttGACGTagcattaaatattaattttatatttattatttagtttaaattatgGATATTAATCTAAATAGGTTCGGGTTACTTGACGGAATTACTTGTCTCTTCAATTATTAGCATCTCACTGTccgtatatattttttactcagCATTAGTGAACCCGAATGATTCAGTTGACCTGGTTGCAAAAAAGAGGTAGTGTTGTTTCATAAATAAAGCTATTAATGTTTGTATAAATATCTTGTTGTTATTAGTTTCTTGTTAATAGCACATCTTCCAAGCAATAAATTTGGTATGCTGCAATTTGTGATCCGATCCCGGTGTGCACAAATCATTGATTTCGTttgtgtggttttttttttttttttttttttgtaataaattattactgctactactaaaggATAACGCGATTGGCTTGAGAAAAGTAGTGacaaaaataaaccatttgAGTTAAAGCACACTTCCTTAAATAGAAGTCACAAAACTGTTACGTCATATAAATTACGTCACACAAAATAAACCATTTGAGTTAAAGCACACTTCCTCAAACAAAAGTATAGAACACTGatcttccttttctcttttcctgtaacttgcaactttacttatattataatttttttaggtttttgcaCTTATCAATGGAGGACTGCACGGTCTAAGTGGATTCTACGCCTGGAGGGCGTATAAAGAGAATTAACAAGATAATCtcatcttttgtttcttttttactattaaaaccagttaattaattaatattgatttacaaaaagtAGATTCAAACGTCATCTAAGGCCCGAGATACACTTTGCGTTTTTCACCTAGTGTCTTTCTCCCATTGCTACTCTAGGGCGTATACAATGGGTGGTAAACATttggaaaaatacttaaataagtctggaaaccaagattagaatattgaaagctatagtgatgacacTGGTCAAATGTGGCTCTGAAGTATGGGTTCTCCGAAaaacggatgaagatttactagatgttttccagaggaattacctacgattgttctgggtacctggctgactgacagTAGGCTGTACTAAAATTATGGTTCAACCcctctttctagggctataataaaattAAGGTGGACATTGCTAGATCacgttctatggatgaaggatgacagattgcccaaGATTGTACTTTTCGgcaaaccgtctagggctatacggaaagcaggtcgtcctcgtctggggtttgaggatgtcaaaaataaagatttaaaagaaatgggaatTTCCTGGAAGGGgttaaagagggaagctttgaatagattggaatggaggaggggcttgcgtagctgtgttgccctcaagcggcttggtgctgtggtatatcattagtagtagcagtagttgtaaaCATTCTATCATTGCAATATCAGTCGATTACAATAGATCTGGCAGATCATAAATAGACCTAAAACCATGCACCAAGAGTTTATCTCATTCACATGATTATGTGTAATATGAATAGATAGCAAATTCTTGCATTAACATTATTTTGTCGTTAGTTGAAGGGGAAGTAAGGAAATATACTAATTTGGGTTcatcaaattaataaaataagagaGTAAACTGGAGCCTTATGTACTTTGTTTTCTGATTGTGAAACGGTGAATaaacgtttttcaattatttcaggATACCGATCTCAtcatttgatatatatatatatatatatatatatatatatatatatatatatatatatatatatatcaatctcGTCATTTGACATATTTCAATCTCgtcatttgaaaaacatatcAATTTCGTCATTTGACACATATCTATCTCATGATTGAAAAATATCAATCTGGTCATTCGATAAACTACACTACGTGCTAAAATTCATGCTAAAAGATAAATACTAAACTAGTTTCATGACTtaccttttattaaaaataattgaagaaaaaaaaacttacccccTCCACTTACACATTGGAAAATACACTGTATACCCCTGTGTTTCTTAAGAATTTATTACACGTACAGGCGCTGGGGGAAGTTAAACTAAAAGCTATTCCGAAAACCAAAAAGTACaaatattttaatgtaaatGAATTCAAATTTGTTAAAACAGTATTTAG
This window harbors:
- the LOC136028273 gene encoding uncharacterized protein LOC136028273 (The sequence of the model RefSeq protein was modified relative to this genomic sequence to represent the inferred CDS: added 231 bases not found in genome assembly), whose translation is MVACLVSPLNGEKMENVNRIGTNTEFYLNDNVTLAECNPAGPDYCCYPDGRCRGQFGPPLEYLSECKSYGAIDYCTKAISIILIAILGFFVHFIFYSVTEAHQPIVLVPFYLLIIATAAFAATLNRKNFAKNICEVLHQFSIALLYTACGLALLVFLTIELTKSDEEYWLYNMLITAAVFALINGGLHGLSGFYAWRAYKEN